The Rhodococcus sp. X156 genome window below encodes:
- the metF gene encoding methylenetetrahydrofolate reductase [NAD(P)H], producing MERIRSGRDGRPTFSFEFSPPRDEVGEAQLWRTVRILEQLQPAFVSMTYGAGGSTRDRTVRITGQLATETTLLPVAHLTAVSHSAEQLRSVIGAYADAGIRNVLALRGDPPGDPLGEWQQHPDGLEHASDLVRLVRSLGDFTVGVAAFPEGHHRSPDLDHDARHFVNKLRAGAEYSITQMFFRAEDYLGLRDRVVRLDPEQGEKPIVPGIMPITSLRSVKRMAELSGKEVPPEVVQRLERAAGTGEVEDKDAVRREGVAIAAELSQRLIDEGVPCLHFYTLNFSRATLEVLTELGMVQPKQG from the coding sequence GTGGAGCGCATCCGCTCCGGACGTGACGGACGTCCCACTTTCTCCTTCGAGTTCTCCCCGCCGCGCGACGAGGTGGGCGAGGCGCAGCTGTGGCGGACGGTGCGGATCCTGGAGCAGCTGCAGCCGGCGTTCGTGTCCATGACCTACGGCGCGGGCGGCTCCACCCGCGACCGCACCGTGCGGATCACCGGCCAGCTGGCCACGGAGACCACGCTGCTGCCGGTGGCCCACCTGACCGCGGTGTCGCACTCCGCCGAGCAGCTGCGCAGCGTCATCGGGGCCTACGCCGACGCCGGCATCCGCAACGTGCTGGCGCTGCGCGGCGACCCGCCCGGCGACCCGCTGGGGGAGTGGCAGCAGCACCCCGACGGCCTGGAGCACGCCTCCGACCTGGTGCGCCTGGTCCGCAGCCTCGGTGACTTCACCGTGGGCGTGGCCGCCTTCCCGGAGGGCCACCACCGCTCGCCCGACCTCGACCACGATGCTCGGCACTTCGTGAACAAGCTGCGTGCCGGCGCGGAGTACTCCATCACCCAGATGTTCTTCCGGGCGGAGGACTACCTGGGCCTGCGCGACCGGGTGGTCAGGCTCGACCCCGAGCAGGGCGAGAAGCCGATCGTGCCGGGCATCATGCCCATCACCTCGCTGCGCTCGGTGAAGCGGATGGCCGAGCTGTCCGGCAAGGAGGTGCCGCCGGAGGTGGTGCAGCGCCTGGAGCGCGCCGCCGGCACCGGCGAGGTGGAGGACAAGGACGCGGTGCGCCGTGAGGGCGTGGCCATCGCCGCGGAGCTCTCGCAGCGGCTGATCGACGAGGGTGTGCCCTGCCTGCACTTCTACACGCTGAACTTCTCCCGGGCGACGCTCGAGGTGCTCACCGAGCTGGGCATGGTGCAGCCCAAGCAGGGTTAG
- a CDS encoding CDP-alcohol phosphatidyltransferase family protein, translating to MATERGPRPRRTPVGGVQAYLDGWSAQHQGITPDDVPLLSGWLRVMYVLAVPLVRLRVTPDVLTAVGLLVSLAVPVLAEAGLPVVAAVAVLVSVAMDGLDGAVAVLSGRVSRYGRALDSVADRFSELAWWVALVLTAGVPVWQVVVFGALALGMEASRARGGRYGAITVWERPSRAVLAVVGLVAVEWDATGFTGPATGWVGVVLAVLGAAHLVHARRAHAR from the coding sequence GTGGCGACCGAGCGTGGACCTCGCCCCCGCCGGACCCCGGTCGGCGGCGTGCAGGCCTACCTCGACGGGTGGTCGGCCCAGCACCAGGGAATCACCCCGGACGACGTGCCGCTGCTGTCCGGCTGGCTGCGGGTGATGTACGTCCTCGCCGTGCCGCTGGTGCGGCTGCGCGTCACGCCGGACGTGCTGACTGCGGTGGGGCTGCTGGTGTCGCTGGCGGTGCCGGTGCTCGCCGAGGCCGGGCTGCCCGTGGTGGCAGCCGTGGCGGTGCTGGTGTCGGTGGCGATGGACGGTCTCGACGGCGCGGTGGCCGTGCTGTCCGGCCGGGTCAGTCGCTACGGGCGGGCGCTGGACTCCGTCGCCGACCGCTTCTCCGAGCTGGCCTGGTGGGTGGCGCTGGTGCTCACCGCGGGGGTGCCGGTGTGGCAGGTGGTGGTGTTCGGGGCGCTGGCGCTGGGCATGGAGGCCAGCCGGGCCCGCGGCGGTCGCTACGGCGCGATCACGGTGTGGGAGCGCCCCTCCCGTGCGGTGCTGGCGGTGGTGGGGCTGGTGGCGGTGGAGTGGGACGCCACCGGGTTCACCGGCCCGGCCACCGGTTGGGTGGGCGTGGTGCTGGCGGTGCTGGGTGCGGCGCACCTGGTTCACGCCCGGCGGGCTCACGCCAGGTAG
- a CDS encoding glycosyltransferase family 2 protein has translation MRRAPLLLSCGTALAWSGLLTAALNSLVLPRPRRPVAPVQHPVTVCVPARNEAARLPQLLADLRAQQHVPRLRVLVLDDDSTDGTSAAATIAAGGDERVSVHRRTDGPPPGWLGKSAACHRLAELALAEPAHRPEVLVFVDADVRLAPDAVAAGVALLHDTGTALVCPWPVQVAETAAERLVQPLQQWSWLSTLPLPVALRSHRPSMAAVCGQLLVVDTAAYAAVGGHSAVAGAVLEDLELARALRRHGYRTTPADGSELASCRMYTSAAELRAGYGKSLWTAFGTPVTAVALFAVLGAAYVLPPAAAVLGRGATRRWGVAGYLAAVGSRVIAARVGGSRAWPDALTQPLGVLALAGMTAASHRDHRRGRLSWKNRYLA, from the coding sequence GTGCGCCGCGCTCCCCTGCTGCTCAGCTGCGGGACGGCGCTGGCCTGGTCCGGGCTGCTCACCGCGGCGCTGAACAGCCTGGTGCTGCCGCGCCCGCGCCGACCCGTCGCCCCGGTGCAGCACCCGGTGACGGTGTGCGTGCCGGCCCGCAACGAGGCCGCCCGGCTGCCTCAGCTGCTGGCCGACCTGCGGGCCCAGCAGCACGTGCCGCGGCTGCGGGTGCTGGTGCTCGACGACGACTCCACCGACGGCACCTCCGCCGCGGCGACCATCGCCGCCGGTGGTGACGAGCGGGTGTCGGTGCACCGCCGCACCGACGGTCCGCCACCGGGCTGGCTCGGCAAGTCCGCCGCCTGCCACCGGTTGGCCGAGCTGGCCCTGGCGGAGCCGGCCCACCGCCCCGAGGTGCTGGTGTTCGTCGACGCCGACGTGCGGCTGGCCCCGGACGCGGTGGCCGCCGGGGTGGCCCTGCTGCACGACACCGGCACCGCGCTGGTGTGCCCGTGGCCGGTGCAGGTGGCCGAGACCGCAGCCGAGCGGCTGGTGCAGCCGCTGCAGCAGTGGAGCTGGCTGAGCACGCTGCCGCTGCCGGTGGCCCTGCGCTCGCACCGCCCGTCCATGGCTGCGGTGTGCGGGCAGCTGCTGGTGGTGGACACCGCCGCCTACGCCGCGGTCGGTGGGCACTCCGCGGTCGCCGGCGCGGTGCTGGAGGACCTGGAGCTGGCCCGGGCGCTGCGTCGGCACGGCTACCGCACCACGCCGGCCGACGGCTCGGAGCTGGCCAGCTGCCGCATGTACACCAGCGCGGCCGAGCTGCGCGCGGGCTACGGCAAGTCGCTGTGGACGGCCTTCGGCACACCGGTCACGGCGGTGGCGCTGTTCGCGGTGCTCGGCGCGGCCTACGTGCTCCCACCCGCGGCGGCGGTGCTCGGCCGCGGCGCCACCCGCCGCTGGGGGGTGGCCGGGTACCTGGCTGCGGTCGGCTCGCGGGTGATCGCCGCCCGCGTCGGTGGCAGCCGAGCCTGGCCGGACGCGCTGACCCAGCCGCTGGGCGTGCTGGCGCTGGCGGGGATGACGGCCGCCTCGCACCGCGACCACCGCCGCGGGCGGCTGAGCTGGAAGAACCGCTACCTGGCGTGA
- a CDS encoding DUF3153 domain-containing protein — MALLLLVMLPLLSGCLRARMTMGVSGDDKVTGEIIIATQGGAQAPKVEAPSAIADRVSVRSYDQDGYQGSQVYFSNLSFSELQQLTTMTSYSGNQYRLNVRRSGEVVNLDGSVNLTSLRKEGADVQLRVNFPGEVTSTNGERDGSTGVSWNLPAGELTNIQAAATYQDPGTRGYFTWFVVMILLVLGASALVVWMALKDRNYTARLQRERELR, encoded by the coding sequence GTGGCGCTGCTGCTACTCGTGATGCTTCCCCTGCTCAGCGGGTGCCTGCGGGCCAGGATGACGATGGGTGTCTCCGGCGACGACAAGGTGACCGGCGAGATCATCATCGCCACCCAGGGCGGCGCCCAGGCGCCCAAGGTGGAGGCACCCTCGGCGATCGCCGACCGGGTCAGCGTCCGCAGCTACGACCAGGACGGCTACCAGGGCAGCCAGGTGTACTTCAGCAACCTCTCCTTCTCGGAGCTGCAGCAGCTGACCACCATGACCAGCTACAGCGGCAACCAGTACCGGCTGAACGTGCGCCGCTCGGGCGAGGTGGTGAACCTGGACGGCTCGGTGAACCTCACCTCCCTGCGCAAGGAGGGTGCCGACGTGCAGCTGCGGGTGAACTTCCCCGGCGAGGTGACCAGCACCAACGGCGAGCGCGACGGCAGCACCGGCGTGAGCTGGAACCTGCCCGCAGGCGAGCTCACCAACATCCAGGCTGCCGCCACGTACCAGGATCCGGGCACCCGCGGCTACTTCACCTGGTTCGTGGTGATGATCCTGCTGGTGCTCGGCGCCTCGGCGCTGGTGGTGTGGATGGCCCTCAAGGACCGCAACTACACCGCTCGGCTGCAGCGCGAGCGCGAGCTGCGCTGA
- a CDS encoding carotenoid biosynthesis protein → MSARSARLGRRAAWVLGGVAVLAQITYPLTQGSARDDVSVAVVLLLAAACTVHAASTRGLQWTAGLLAVTAVGGFLVEMLGTATGFPFGAYDYATGRLGPTVSTVPVIIGLAWTAGAYPAWCAASTVAGGARGRRLLLATVGLAAWDLYLDPQMVADGRWTWMPGSATLPFLDDIPVSNYLGWVLTAAVMVAALEALPQTRPDRLQPDELPLALYLWTWLGSALAHAVFLDLPASAVYGFVAMGLLGVPLLRALLRGGATHGGGQDHRRAEVARPARRGGRLARWARAPLEDPAAPHP, encoded by the coding sequence GTGAGCGCTCGCTCGGCTCGGCTCGGTCGTCGCGCCGCGTGGGTGCTGGGTGGGGTGGCCGTGCTCGCCCAGATCACCTACCCGCTGACCCAGGGCTCCGCCCGCGACGACGTGAGCGTGGCGGTGGTGCTGCTGCTCGCGGCGGCCTGCACCGTGCACGCCGCGTCCACCCGCGGGCTGCAATGGACCGCCGGTTTGCTGGCCGTCACCGCGGTGGGCGGGTTCCTGGTGGAGATGCTGGGCACCGCCACCGGCTTCCCCTTCGGCGCCTACGACTACGCCACCGGCCGCCTGGGCCCCACCGTCTCCACCGTGCCGGTGATCATCGGGCTGGCCTGGACCGCCGGCGCCTACCCGGCCTGGTGCGCGGCCAGCACGGTGGCCGGGGGCGCTCGGGGCCGGCGGCTGCTGCTGGCCACCGTGGGCCTGGCGGCGTGGGACCTCTACCTCGACCCGCAGATGGTCGCGGACGGGCGGTGGACGTGGATGCCGGGCTCGGCCACGCTGCCCTTCCTTGACGACATCCCGGTGAGCAACTACCTGGGCTGGGTGCTCACCGCCGCGGTGATGGTCGCGGCGCTGGAGGCGCTGCCGCAGACCCGACCGGACCGCCTGCAGCCCGACGAGCTGCCGCTGGCGCTGTACCTGTGGACCTGGCTGGGCTCGGCGCTGGCGCACGCGGTGTTCCTGGACCTGCCCGCCTCGGCGGTCTACGGCTTCGTGGCGATGGGCCTGCTCGGTGTCCCGCTGCTGCGCGCCCTGCTCCGGGGTGGCGCGACTCACGGCGGCGGCCAAGATCACCGGCGCGCCGAAGTCGCACGCCCGGCTCGCCGCGGCGGCCGACTGGCACGATGGGCCCGTGCACCTCTCGAAGACCCGGCAGCCCCGCATCCGTAG
- a CDS encoding NAD(P)/FAD-dependent oxidoreductase produces the protein MHDVIVVGSGHNALVSACYLARSGLDVTVLEADTVLGGAVSTVERFPGHQVDRGSSAHLMVRHLGIIEELDLAAHGLSYADCDPWAFAPAPAGSDAPALVFHRDLDTTCASIEAACGASEADAYRRFVAEWGPRSVRVLAAFAGPPTPGHLLRSFWGMDSQGNPARLSREFLTSGDALLEEWFDDERLRAALAWFGAQSGPPTSEVGTAPMVGFAAAMHSIPPGRAIGGSGALTKALASRLRSDGGEICLGDAVTSLRRGIDGWQVRTASGRRLQARTVVAGCHVLTTLDLLAAGGERTAEQARWRRGVRVGPGIGMVVRLATSGLPQYSSASPHDSPHAGLQLLVSDRRQLHAAHGAALAGELPPRPVVLAMSFSTLDRSTVPEGEQQLSLWAQWHPYRLSGGRSWDDVGQAEADRIIAEVDALAPGFAATELHRHVQTPLDLERELRLIGGNVMHVEMSMDQMMLWRPAPELAGYRVPGLDGLYLTGASTHPGGGVAGASGRNTAALVLKDARGGLLRRTVTATQQRLGQR, from the coding sequence GTGCATGACGTCATCGTGGTGGGCTCCGGCCACAACGCCCTGGTCAGTGCCTGCTACCTCGCCCGCAGTGGCCTGGACGTCACGGTGCTGGAGGCCGACACCGTGCTCGGCGGCGCCGTCTCCACCGTCGAGCGCTTCCCCGGCCACCAGGTCGACCGCGGCTCCTCGGCCCACCTCATGGTCCGCCACCTGGGCATCATCGAGGAGCTCGACCTCGCCGCGCACGGCCTGAGCTACGCCGACTGCGACCCGTGGGCCTTCGCCCCCGCCCCGGCCGGCAGCGACGCCCCCGCCCTGGTCTTCCACCGCGACCTGGACACCACCTGCGCCTCCATCGAGGCCGCGTGCGGGGCGTCCGAGGCCGACGCCTACCGGCGCTTCGTCGCCGAGTGGGGCCCGCGCAGCGTGCGGGTGCTCGCCGCCTTCGCCGGGCCGCCCACGCCCGGGCACCTGCTGCGCTCGTTCTGGGGCATGGACTCCCAGGGCAACCCCGCGCGGCTGTCCCGGGAGTTCCTCACCTCCGGCGACGCGCTGCTGGAGGAGTGGTTCGACGACGAGCGGCTGCGCGCCGCGCTGGCCTGGTTCGGTGCGCAGTCCGGCCCGCCCACGTCCGAGGTGGGCACCGCGCCGATGGTGGGCTTCGCCGCCGCCATGCACTCCATCCCGCCGGGCCGGGCGATCGGCGGCAGCGGCGCGCTCACGAAGGCACTGGCCTCCCGGCTGCGCTCCGACGGCGGCGAGATCTGCCTGGGCGACGCGGTCACCTCGCTGCGCCGGGGCATCGACGGTTGGCAGGTGCGCACCGCCAGCGGGCGCCGGCTGCAGGCTCGCACCGTGGTGGCCGGCTGCCACGTGCTCACCACGCTGGACCTGCTGGCCGCCGGCGGCGAGCGCACCGCCGAGCAGGCCCGCTGGCGCCGTGGGGTGCGGGTGGGCCCGGGCATCGGCATGGTGGTGCGCCTGGCCACCTCCGGGCTGCCGCAGTACAGCAGCGCCTCCCCGCACGACTCCCCGCACGCGGGCCTGCAGCTGCTGGTCAGCGACCGCCGCCAGCTGCACGCCGCGCACGGCGCGGCGCTGGCCGGTGAGCTGCCGCCCAGGCCGGTGGTGCTGGCCATGAGCTTCTCCACCCTCGACCGCAGCACCGTGCCCGAGGGTGAGCAGCAGCTGTCGCTGTGGGCGCAGTGGCACCCCTACCGGCTCAGCGGCGGGCGCAGCTGGGACGACGTCGGCCAGGCCGAGGCGGACCGCATCATCGCCGAGGTGGACGCGCTGGCCCCTGGCTTCGCGGCCACCGAGCTGCACCGGCACGTGCAGACGCCGCTGGACCTGGAGCGCGAGCTGCGGCTGATCGGCGGCAACGTCATGCACGTGGAGATGTCGATGGACCAGATGATGCTGTGGCGTCCTGCGCCGGAGCTGGCTGGCTACCGGGTGCCCGGCCTGGACGGGCTCTACCTGACCGGGGCCTCCACCCACCCCGGCGGCGGCGTGGCCGGGGCCAGCGGGCGCAACACCGCCGCCCTGGTGCTCAAGGACGCCAGGGGCGGGCTGCTGCGCCGCACCGTCACCGCCACCCAGCAGCGCCTGGGCCAGCGGTGA
- a CDS encoding GNAT family N-acetyltransferase yields MGEALGIYVAAMGYPRGTERQRAPMWAEHALRVGWHAVAAVGDPGPGERENREAGRAAGPVPTGQLLGIAYGYRGARRQWWCEEVRGGLLARGIPPHEVDVLLGEYFELTELHVLPSAQGQGLGEAMLRRLLTGRPEQRVLLSTPEVAEEENRAWHLYRRLGFTDVLRQFSFAGDSRPFAVLGRDLPL; encoded by the coding sequence ATGGGCGAGGCGCTGGGGATCTACGTCGCAGCCATGGGTTATCCACGCGGAACCGAGCGGCAGCGCGCCCCGATGTGGGCCGAGCACGCGTTGCGCGTGGGGTGGCACGCGGTGGCCGCAGTGGGCGATCCGGGCCCCGGCGAGCGGGAGAACCGGGAGGCCGGCCGCGCGGCGGGCCCCGTCCCCACCGGCCAGCTGCTCGGCATCGCCTACGGCTACCGGGGTGCCCGGCGGCAGTGGTGGTGCGAGGAGGTGCGCGGCGGGCTGCTGGCTCGCGGCATCCCCCCGCACGAGGTCGACGTGCTGCTGGGCGAGTACTTCGAGCTGACCGAGCTGCACGTGCTGCCCAGCGCGCAGGGCCAGGGGCTGGGCGAGGCGATGCTGCGCCGGCTGCTCACCGGTCGCCCGGAGCAGCGGGTGCTGCTGTCCACCCCGGAGGTGGCGGAGGAGGAGAACCGGGCCTGGCACCTCTACCGGCGGCTGGGCTTCACCGACGTGCTGCGGCAGTTCAGCTTTGCCGGTGACTCACGCCCCTTCGCAGTGCTTGGGCGCGACCTGCCGCTGTGA
- a CDS encoding SAV_6107 family HEPN domain-containing protein has product MAEVMTAVEKVRAGMRRPAGQRTAGQRAAGQVSAVQGARAAAALLEQAEVGLQQARRAAAVELRFSQAQLAALRAGAAVLATRAQPICAGAAPVRSRPNSVWLLLGRVAPELGEWSEFFAAQAVTRSITTRDADDLLRQAEQFLGLARAAACRNRGHR; this is encoded by the coding sequence ATGGCTGAGGTCATGACGGCGGTGGAGAAGGTGCGGGCCGGGATGCGACGGCCAGCTGGGCAGCGGACGGCTGGACAGCGGGCGGCCGGGCAGGTTTCGGCCGTGCAGGGCGCCCGCGCGGCGGCCGCGCTGCTGGAGCAGGCGGAGGTCGGCCTGCAGCAGGCCCGGCGGGCCGCGGCGGTGGAGCTCCGCTTCTCCCAGGCCCAGCTGGCCGCGCTGCGGGCCGGGGCGGCGGTGCTGGCCACCCGCGCGCAGCCCATCTGCGCCGGTGCTGCCCCGGTGCGCTCCCGGCCGAACAGCGTCTGGCTGCTGCTGGGCCGGGTGGCGCCGGAGCTGGGGGAGTGGTCGGAGTTCTTCGCCGCGCAGGCCGTCACCCGCAGCATCACCACCCGCGACGCCGACGACCTGCTGCGCCAGGCGGAGCAGTTCCTCGGCCTGGCCCGCGCCGCCGCCTGCCGCAACCGGGGGCACCGGTGA
- a CDS encoding class I SAM-dependent methyltransferase: MTERQSRHRGATAEGDRNVLVHGAIRREVLRREAGQPCRVLDVGGGSGGWAVPLAELGCDVTVVDPSPDALASLARRARETGATAQVTAVQGDMDCLGELVAPGTADVVLAHGVLEVVEDVPAAMHALVTALAPGGVLSVLVAGRAAAVLHRALAGRLADAARVLTDPDGRFGEHDPLLRRFDLPGLTTLLTSSGLVVELVQGDAALSDLVPSASLEAGSQAAVQLHELDALASGTSPLREIASRLHALARLPLNV, translated from the coding sequence GTGACCGAGCGCCAGTCCAGGCACCGGGGCGCCACTGCCGAGGGCGACCGGAACGTCCTGGTGCACGGGGCGATCCGCCGTGAGGTGCTGCGCCGCGAGGCCGGGCAGCCGTGCCGCGTGCTCGACGTCGGCGGGGGCTCCGGCGGGTGGGCGGTGCCGCTGGCCGAGCTCGGCTGCGACGTCACCGTGGTCGACCCCAGCCCGGACGCGCTGGCCTCCCTGGCGCGCCGTGCCCGAGAGACCGGCGCGACCGCGCAGGTCACCGCGGTGCAGGGCGACATGGACTGCCTCGGCGAGCTGGTGGCCCCCGGCACCGCGGACGTGGTCCTGGCCCACGGGGTGCTCGAGGTGGTCGAGGACGTGCCCGCCGCCATGCACGCGCTGGTCACCGCGCTGGCCCCCGGCGGGGTGCTCTCGGTGCTGGTGGCCGGCCGGGCCGCGGCGGTGCTGCACCGCGCGCTGGCCGGGCGGCTGGCCGACGCCGCTCGGGTGCTCACCGACCCCGACGGCCGCTTCGGCGAGCACGACCCGCTGCTGCGCCGCTTCGACCTGCCCGGGCTGACCACGCTGCTCACCTCGTCGGGACTGGTGGTGGAGCTGGTGCAGGGTGACGCCGCGCTCAGCGACCTGGTGCCCTCCGCGTCGCTGGAGGCCGGCTCGCAGGCCGCCGTCCAGCTGCACGAGCTGGACGCCCTGGCCAGCGGCACGAGCCCGCTGCGGGAGATCGCCAGTCGGCTGCACGCCCTGGCCCGTCTGCCGCTGAACGTCTAG
- the dinB gene encoding DNA polymerase IV: MGRSGDLASHPDRDAAGADDAGCPVLHVDMDAFYASVEVREAPHLAGLPVVVAGGDNRGVVVSATYPARRYGVRAAMPTSQARRLCPRAVFVPPRFPLYTEASRLVMDIFRGITPLVEPLSLDEAFLDVSGALRRLGTTPAGVAAQIRRQVQETTALTCSVGVARTKSMAKLASAMAKPDGVMVVPVVREREILHALPVGALYGVGARTGEVLTGHGLRTVGDLAGTDLHVLQQWVGRASGAHLHALANGQDDRSVVPDSVEKSVGAEETFSTDLYDTAALRRELLRLAQRTTAGLRRKNVRARTVSIKVRYADFTTLTRSRTLRVPTDVAHEVYQCACDLLDGLGPRAQAVRLVGVRAEQLVAASAAVEQLELGAPEHGWRDAEKAADRLRSRFGDSVLRPATLLEGREREH; the protein is encoded by the coding sequence ATGGGCCGCAGCGGCGACCTGGCCAGCCACCCCGACCGGGACGCGGCGGGCGCCGACGACGCCGGCTGCCCGGTGCTGCACGTGGACATGGACGCCTTCTACGCCTCCGTCGAGGTGCGCGAGGCCCCGCACCTGGCCGGGCTGCCGGTGGTGGTGGCCGGCGGCGACAACCGGGGCGTGGTGGTCTCGGCGACCTACCCGGCGCGGCGCTACGGGGTGCGTGCGGCCATGCCCACCAGCCAGGCTCGGCGGCTGTGCCCGCGGGCGGTGTTCGTGCCGCCCCGCTTCCCGCTCTACACCGAGGCGTCCCGGCTGGTGATGGACATCTTCCGGGGGATCACGCCGCTGGTGGAGCCGCTGAGCCTGGACGAGGCCTTCCTCGACGTCTCCGGGGCGCTGCGCCGGCTGGGCACCACGCCAGCCGGGGTCGCCGCGCAGATCCGCCGGCAGGTGCAGGAGACCACTGCGCTGACCTGCTCGGTGGGGGTGGCGCGCACCAAGTCCATGGCCAAGCTGGCCTCGGCCATGGCCAAGCCGGACGGGGTGATGGTCGTCCCCGTGGTGCGGGAGCGGGAGATCCTGCACGCGCTGCCGGTGGGGGCGCTGTACGGGGTGGGCGCGCGCACCGGGGAGGTGCTCACCGGCCACGGGCTGCGCACCGTCGGCGACCTGGCGGGTACCGACCTGCACGTGCTGCAGCAGTGGGTGGGCCGGGCCAGCGGCGCCCACCTGCACGCCCTGGCCAACGGCCAGGACGACCGCTCCGTGGTGCCCGACTCGGTGGAGAAGTCCGTCGGCGCGGAGGAGACCTTCAGCACCGACCTCTACGACACCGCCGCGCTGCGCCGCGAGCTGCTGCGCCTGGCCCAGCGGACCACGGCGGGGCTGCGCCGCAAGAACGTGCGGGCGCGCACCGTGTCCATCAAGGTCCGCTACGCCGACTTCACCACCCTCACCCGGTCCCGGACGCTGCGGGTGCCCACCGACGTGGCCCACGAGGTGTACCAGTGCGCCTGCGACCTGTTGGACGGGTTGGGGCCTCGTGCTCAGGCCGTGCGCCTCGTGGGGGTGCGGGCGGAGCAGCTCGTGGCGGCCTCCGCCGCGGTGGAACAGCTCGAGCTCGGTGCCCCCGAGCACGGCTGGCGCGACGCGGAGAAGGCGGCCGACCGGTTGCGCTCCCGCTTCGGCGACAGCGTGCTGCGCCCCGCCACCCTCCTCGAGGGTCGAGAGCGCGAGCACTGA
- a CDS encoding DUF3040 domain-containing protein, with the protein MPLSEHEQRLLDQIESALYAEDPKFASNVRTGRGLRVGHRRGVQSVAVFLLGLVLLVGGIALPLKPGGVPVVSVLGFLVMFAAGVLLLLGRGRADAPGAGDGASGHGRRETRSTNRSDGGGFSAKMEERFKRRFDQE; encoded by the coding sequence GTGCCACTCTCGGAGCACGAGCAGCGACTGCTCGATCAGATCGAGTCCGCGCTGTACGCGGAAGATCCGAAATTTGCCTCCAACGTTCGAACGGGTCGAGGGCTGCGTGTTGGCCATCGACGCGGTGTTCAGTCAGTCGCGGTGTTCCTCCTCGGGCTGGTCCTGCTGGTCGGTGGAATTGCGCTGCCCCTCAAGCCCGGGGGCGTCCCCGTGGTGAGCGTGCTCGGCTTCCTGGTGATGTTCGCTGCGGGCGTCCTGCTGCTCCTCGGCAGGGGTCGAGCGGACGCACCCGGTGCGGGAGACGGTGCTTCCGGGCACGGCCGCCGCGAGACCCGCAGCACCAATCGCTCCGACGGTGGTGGGTTCTCCGCCAAGATGGAAGAGCGCTTCAAGCGTCGCTTCGACCAGGAGTAG